From the Thermodesulfobacteriota bacterium genome, one window contains:
- a CDS encoding NYN domain-containing protein: protein MPKEKTQKVGLYVDAANITRNGGYGMRFDVLREFACRDSGEAIRLNSYVAHDEDRARKDYDYKERTLNFYSALRDFGFKVIEKKVSWYVDEAGNRFGKANADLDMAVDALLQSENLDRVMLATGDGDFIQVVRALQNKGCRVEAVAFQNVSSLLKREVDLYMSGYLVPNLLPID, encoded by the coding sequence ATGCCAAAAGAAAAAACTCAAAAAGTAGGACTCTACGTAGACGCGGCCAACATAACCCGTAACGGCGGCTACGGCATGAGGTTCGACGTCCTCCGGGAGTTCGCCTGCCGCGACAGCGGTGAGGCCATAAGGCTCAACTCGTACGTGGCCCACGACGAGGACCGCGCCAGGAAAGACTACGACTACAAGGAGAGGACGCTTAACTTCTACTCCGCGCTCCGGGACTTCGGCTTCAAGGTGATCGAGAAGAAGGTCTCCTGGTACGTGGACGAGGCGGGCAACCGGTTCGGCAAGGCCAACGCGGACCTTGACATGGCCGTTGACGCGCTCCTCCAGTCGGAAAACCTCGACCGCGTGATGCTCGCCACGGGCGACGGGGACTTTATCCAGGTCGTACGCGCCCTACAGAACAAGGGCTGCCGGGTGGAGGCGGTCGCCTTCCAGAACGTCTCCTCGCTCCTGAAGCGCGAAGTCGACCTCTACATGTCGGGCTACCTCGTGCCGAACCTCCTGCCAATAGATG